One Ahaetulla prasina isolate Xishuangbanna chromosome 1, ASM2864084v1, whole genome shotgun sequence DNA window includes the following coding sequences:
- the PROX2 gene encoding LOW QUALITY PROTEIN: prospero homeobox protein 2 (The sequence of the model RefSeq protein was modified relative to this genomic sequence to represent the inferred CDS: substituted 1 base at 1 genomic stop codon), with the protein MNVNSIANQYNYIPSSVCVDGQKGEFCTEGNYSFRPPYYESIISHLLNRSEVNSEVDISFLLPCSQKTEHPSSREAIAMSPLPTYGFGNTNQFHNEQLQAKRARVENIIQGMSIMPNPLVSGTLEEQDHTFEKGKENSRQNKRKQKLPQQQSLPGISLTRPPRSSISAEEFLQLKKQLHALQRQLKQLGERFLQHDEENDSNPSQESIERTMGLLKMYGGKIGTNSQVLCCDQHKDYLWKSTPRVRDLVLSEKEDTDIQNLEEKALSEILKQELTQVMTHAVDSVLEKILPKSSSLPSQLPNNSIGTAVGRNIPSKWLPKISSSKDPISLITEKSPSFPIHPIQTKTERKPCQAPENYPLILTSEVQENGILSQMLFCGQKGHWNSPPPRMVYPESLEVPWQPIKLKSSGMKQQFPPRLESLASLPSTNAMLAEMHAMVDGVYFSARNISFRDXIQEALTPGHLKKAKLMFFFSRYPTSSLLKAYFLDIQFTRCITSQLIKWFSNFREFYYIQMEKFARQALLEGITELSDLIVTRDSELFRILNIHYNKGNDFEVPDGFLDVASLTLQEFFSAIRAGRDLDPSWKKPIYKIISKLDSEIPDVFKSSNCPKEFTQD; encoded by the exons atGAATGTGAATAGTATTGCTAATCAATATAATTATATTCCTAGTTCTGTATGTGTAGATGGACAAAAAGGAGAGTTTTGTACTGAAGGAAATTATTCTTTTCGCCCTCCTTATTATGAATCTATTATATCACATCTTCTTAATCGGTCAGAAGTAAATAGCGAAGTAGACATAAGCTTTCTTCTCCCCTGCTCACAGAAAACTGAGCACCCATCTTCTAGGGAAGCTATTGCCATGAGTCCATTGCCTACCTATGGTTTTGGTAACACAAACCAATTCCATAATGAACAACTACAAGCTAAGAGAGCTAGAGTGGAAAATATTATCCAGGGAATGAGCATCATGCCAAATCCATTAGTGTCTGGTACTCTGGAGGAACAGGATCACACttttgaaaaaggaaaggaaaacagtaGACAGAACAAGAGGAAACAGAAACTTCCCCAACAGCAAAGTTTGCCAGGAATTTCCCTAACAAGACCGCCTAGAAGTAGCATCTCAGCAGAAGAATTCCTTCAGCTGAAGAAACAGCTCCATGCTTTGCAACGTCAGTTGAAGCAACTTGGAGAGAggtttcttcaacatgatgaggAAAATGATTCTAATCCAAGCCAAGAAAGTATAGAGAGAACTATGGGCTTGTTGAAGATGTATGGTGGGAAAATAGGCACCAACAGTCAAGTGTTGTGTTGCGACCAGCATAAAGATTATTTATGGAAAAGCACACCCAGAGTAAGAGACCTTGTGCTGTCAGAGAAAGAAGATACAGacattcaaaatttggaagaaaaagcactttcagaaatattaaaacaagaattaacaCAGGTAATGACACATGCTGTAGATTCAGTTTTGGAAAAGATCTTGCCTAAATCATCAAGCCTTCCATCTCAGTTGCCCAATAATTCCATAGGgacagctgttggaagaaatataccCAGTAAGTGGCTGCCTAAGATTTCTTCTTCTAAAGATCCTATATCATTAATCACAGAAAAATCTCCAAGCTTTCCTATTCACCCCATCCAAACAAAAACGGAGAGAAAACCTTGCCAGGCACCAGAGAATTACCCCTTGATCTTGACCTCTGAAGTTCAAGAAAATGGCATTCTTAGTCAAATGTTATTCTGTGGTCAAAAAGGCCATTGGAATAGTCCTCCTCCAAGAATGGTATATCCTGAGTCTTTAGAAGTGCCATGGCAACCAATCAAACTGAAGTCATCAGGGATGAAACAACAATTTCCACCTCGCTTGGAAAGTTTGGCTTCTCTTCCTTCTACAAATGCAATGCTTGCTGAAATGCATGCCATGGTAGACGGAGTGTACTTCTCAGCAAGAAATATATCCTTTAGGG ATTAAATCCAGGAAGCTTTGACCCCAGGCCATCTGAAAAAGGCTAAACTGATGTTCTTCTTCTCGCGCTATCCCACATCTTCCCTGTTGAAAGCTTATTTTCTAGATATACAG TTTACTCGCTGTATCACCTCCCAGCTCATCAAGTGGTTTAGCAATTTCCGTGAATTTTATTACATCCAGATGGAAAAATTTGCAAGGCAAGCTCTCTTGGAAGGAATTACAGAACTCAGTGATCTTATTGTTACCAGGGACTCTGAGCTCTTCCGGATCCTCAATATCCATTACAACAAAGGGAATGATTTTGAG GTTCCTGATGGTTTCTTGGATGTTGCCAGTCTGACCCTTCAGGAGTTCTTCAGTGCTATTAGAGCAGGGCGGGATTTGGATCCTTCCTGGAAAAAACCAATTTACAAAATAATTTCCAAGCTTGATAGTGAGATCCCAGATGTATTTAAATCCTCTAACTGCCCTAAGGAATTCACCCAAGATTAA